In the genome of Raphanus sativus cultivar WK10039 chromosome 4, ASM80110v3, whole genome shotgun sequence, one region contains:
- the LOC108853053 gene encoding PH, RCC1 and FYVE domains-containing protein 1 produces MADPSNYVNHDRDVEQALITLKKGCQLLKYSRKGRPKFRSFRLSRDETTLLWLSHGEEKSLKLSTVSRLLPGQRTAVFRRYLRPEKDYLSFSLIYHNGDRSLDLICKDKAETEVWFTGLKSLIRKNHNKQARSEIHDSDIFSAGRPSTASLEFIPNNTRRGRTSLDLGPRNNSPIPHRDSDVGPERVSMLRPSTDGFRISVSSTPSCSSGGSGGPDDIESLGDVYVWGEVWSDGTLSSYNGTMNSKTVRTDVLIPRPLESNVVLDVHQIACGTRHISLVTRQGEVFTWGEEAGGRLGHGVQVDVSRPKLVEFLALTNVDFVACGEYHTCAVSTAGDLFTWGDGIHNVGLLGHGSDLSHWIPKRVSGPVEGLQVLSVACGTWHSALATANGKLFTFGDGAFGVLGHGDRESVSYPKEVKMLSGIKTMKVACGVWHTVAIVEVINQTSTSVSSRKLFTWGDGDKNRLGHGNKETYLIPTCVSSLIDYNFQQIACGNTLTVALTTSGHVFTMGGTSHGQLGSSNSDGRLPCLVQDRLVGEFVEEIASGDHHVAVLTSRNEVFTWGKGSNGRLGHGDTEDRKTPTLVEALKERHVKSISCGSNFTSSICMHKWVSGADQSVCSGCRQPFGFTRKRHNCYNCGLVHCHACSSKKALKAALAPTPGKPHRVCDACYTKLKAGGDNSNAANRYNKTSSAARPVRETRSSRILLSPKTEPVKYSEVRSSRSESSIVRSSQVPALQQLKDVAFPSSLSAMQNAFKPNLTSRKGGSPPRSSGFSRSVVNNLKKTSGKINQEMTKLQSQVRKLKQKCDSQGIEIQRLRKTAREASELAIRHSSKHKAATEVMKSVAEHLRELKEKLPPEVSKCEAFESMNSQAEAYLNASEAAETSQDTTLSENSQDQNIEEQSSSSNGGAMMSQEPSNTTNTNSHLSDSRPAAEASSSSSPSKSGGKELIEQFEPGVYVTYVLHKNGGKIFRRVRFSKRRFDEHQAEEWWNSKKDRLLKSYSHQVSSSSPMASESVPTQTSAQPPASPTQPNSDDQEEGSK; encoded by the exons ATGGCGGATCCTTCTAACTATGTCAATCACGACCGTGACGTCGAACAA GCACTCATAACTTTGAAAAAAGGTTGTCAATTACTTAAGTATAGTCGGAAAGGGAGGCCTAAGTTTCGATCTTTCAGGCTTTCAAGG GATGAAACAACATTGCTTTGGCTCTCACACGGAGAAGAGAAAAGTTTGAAGTTATCTACAGTTTCGCGACTTCTCCCTGGACAAAGAACT gCTGTTTTTCGAAGATATTTACGTCCAGAAAAAGACTACTTGTCATTTTCTCTTATATATCACAACGGAGATAGATCTCTTGATCTG ATTTGCAAGGACAAAGCAGAGACAGAAGTTTGGTTTACAGGACTTAAGTCTTTAATTAGAAAAAACCATAACAAGCAAGCTAGAAGTGAG ATACATGACAGTGATATTTTCTCTGCTGGTCGTCCTTCAACTGCATCATTAGAATTTATACCAAACAATACTCGCAGAGGAAGAACGTCCCTTGATTTAGGACCCCGTAATAACTCTCCAATTCCTCACAGAGACTCAGATGTAGGTCCGGAACGTGTAAGCATGCTAAGGCCAAGTACTGATGGTTTTAGGATTAGTGTCTCAAGCACACCAAGTTGTTCTAGTGGAGGGTCTGGTGGTCCTGATGACATTGAGTCTTTAGGTGATGTTTATGTCTGGGGTGAAGTTTGGAGCGACGGGACATTGTCATCATACAATGGCACCATGAATTCAAAAACCGTGAGAACGGATGTACTGATTCCAAGACCCTTGGAATCAAACGTCGTTCTTGATGTTCATCAGATTGCTTGCGGCACAAGGCACATCTCTCTTGTGACAAGACAAGGTGAAGTGTTTACGTGGGGAGAAGAAGCTGGAGGAAGGCTTGGACATGGCGTTCAAGTCGATGTCAGTCGTCCGAAACTCGTTGAGTTTCTTGCTTTGACCAACGTTGATTTTGTTGCTTGTGGAGAGTATCATACATGTGCTGTATCTACCGCTGGAGATTTGTTTACTTGGGGAGATGGAATCCATAATGTTGGACTATTAGGACATGGCAGTGATCTTAGTCACTGGATACCAAAAAGAGTGTCTGGTCCTGTTGAAGGACTTCAGGTCTTGTCTGTCGCTTGTGGCACGTGGCACTCTGCGCTAGCGACTGCAAATGGAAAGCTATTCACTTTTGGTGATGGAGCGTTTGGTGTTCTTGGACATGGAGATAGAGAGAGTGTTTCATATCCTAAAGAAGTGAAAATGTTGAGTGGCATTAAAACCATGAAAGTAGCTTGCGGCGTGTGGCATACCGTGGCTATAGTCGAGGTTATCAATCAGACCAGTACGAGTGTATCATCAAGAAAGTTGTTTACTTGGGGTGATGGTGATAAAAACAGGTTAGGACATGGGAACAAAGAGACTTACTTGATTCCAACTTGTGTCTCTTCACTAATTGACTACAACTTCCAGCAAATAGCTTGTGGTAATACGTTGACAGTTGCACTAACTACGTCGGGACATGTTTTCACTATGGGAGGAACTTCACATGGTCAGCTCGGTAGCTCTAATTCAGATGGTAGATTGCCTTGTTTGGTTCAAGATCGATTGGTCGGTGAATTTGTTGAGGAAATTGCGAGTGGAGACCATCACGTTGCTGTGTTAACATCTAGAAATGAAGTCTTCACTTGGGGAAAAGGCTCTAATGGAAGACTAGGACATGGTGACACTGAAGATCGAAAAACGCCAACATTAGTTGAAGCTCTAAAAGAGAGGCATGTGAAGAGCATATCATGTGGTTCTAACTTTACATCAAGCATATGCATGCATAAGTGGGTCTCAGGAGCTGATCAATCAGTTTGCTCTGGTTGTCGTCAACCATTTGGTTTTACAAGAAAGAGACATAACTGTTACAACTGCGGTTTAGTGCACTGTCATGCTTGTAGTTCCAAAAAAGCTCTGAAGGCAGCACTAGCTCCAACTCCAGGGAAGCCACATCGTGTATGTGATGCTTGTTACACTAAACTTAAAGCTGGCGGGGATAACTCTAATGCTGCTAATAGATATAACAAAACTTCTAGCGCGGCAAGACCAGTCAGAGAAACAAGGTCGTCAAGGATTTTATTGTCCCCAAAAACTGAACCAGTCAAGTACTCTGAAGTTAGGTCATCAAGATCTGAATCTTCTATTGTCAGATCCTCACAAGTCCCAGCTCTTCAACAGCTTAAAGATGTTGCATTCCCCAGCTCCCTTAGCGCTATGCAAAATGCTTTTAAGCCAAATTTAACATCAAGAAAAGGAGGAAGCCCTCCACGCAGTTCTGGATTTTCTAGGAGCGTGGttaataatttgaagaagacaagTGGTAAAATAAACCAAGAAATGACAAAATTGCAGAGCCag GTTAGAAAACTGAAACAGAAATGTGATAGTCAAGGCATAGAGATTCAAAGATTAAGGAAAACAGCAAGAGAAGCTTCTGAATTAGCTATAAGGCATTCTTCAAAGCATAAGGCAGCAACAGAGGTCATGAAATCTGTGGCTGAACAT ttgAGAGAGTTAAAGGAGAAACTACCTCCTGAAGTATCTAAATGTGAAGCTTTTGAATCCATGAATTCTCAAGCTGAAGCCTATCTAAATGCGAGCGAAGCAGCTGAAACATCTCAAGACACAACCCTTTCTGAAAACTCACAAGACCAAAACATAGAAGaacaatcatcatcatctaatGGAGGTGCCATGATGTCTCAAGAACCTTCAAACACAACAAATACAAATTCACACCTGTCGGATTCAAGGCCAGCAGCAGaagcttcttcatcatcatctccatcaAAATCAGGAGGCAAGGAGCTTATCGAACAATTTGAACCTGGTGTTTATGTTACTTATGTATTGCACAAAAACGGTGGAAAGATCTTTAGAAGAGTTAGATTCAG TAAACGGAGATTTGATGAGCATCAAGCAGAAGAATGGTGGAATAGCAAAAAAGATAGGCTGCTTAAGAGTTATAGTCATCAGGTTTCATCATCAAGTCCTATGGCTAGTGAATCAGTTCCTACACAAACTTCAGCTCAACCACCAGCTTCGCCGACACAGCCAAATTCTGATGATCAAGAAGAGGGTTCAAAATAA